The sequence below is a genomic window from Vibrio mangrovi.
AGTGTGTATCGGCGGCCCGATTAGCCGGGTGGATATGAAAGAAAACATGAAAACACTCAAAGAAAAATTGGTTCTTCTGGGCTATCCATCAACTGCCTCCGGGTATCGTCAACAATATACCCGGTAATTTCCCGGAAGATACCAAGGCATAATATCTTCGTACCTGACGACAACATCTGAAATCAACTCACAGCACACTGGCTTCTATCTCCAATTTGGTCACATCTTCATTATTATATTTATACGTTTATTTATTGAATTCTCTTTTCACGCGAGATGACTCACATATGAAAGTCCAGACTCTGGACATGAAATCGATTTTACAAAGAATCGAGTATATATCGTCACGAAAAGGAATGGCTATGTTTAAATTATCACCTTGTCTCATTACCGTTGCCACAGCATTGACATTCAATGCTCATGCAACTTCAGTAAAATGGATTCAGTCTGGCTGGGATACAAATACCAACAGCATTGTAAACTGGCAGCAAAATAAAGCACCTGCGGTTTTAAAGAAAGATAATACCGATTATCGAGTCATAAAAATCGACACATCCAACCCTTTACAGACCATTGACGGCTTCGGTGGTGCATTTAATGAAAAAGGCTGGGATGCGATGTCCGGAATAAAAGCAGCAGAAAGAGAGAAGATCATTAAAAATCTGTTTACGGAAGATGGACTGAATTTTACTCTGGGCAGAATTCCCATTGGAGCAAATGATTATTCAATGGATTACTACTCACTCGATGATGTTCCCGGAGATTACGAATTAAAGCATTTCTCAATGGACAGAGAACACAAATATCTGCTGCCATACCTGAAATCAGCGATGAAATATAAACCGAATCTGCATGTCTTTGCTTCTCCGTGGACACCGCCCGCATGGATGAAAGCCAATCATTTCTATGGCTGTAAGGGCTCTGAGGAAAATGCCCATTTAATATGGAATGAAAAGACTCAAACCGCTTATGCAAAGTACCTGTCTAAATTTGCAACTGCATATCAGGATGAAGGCATTCACCTGGAACAAATCCACTTACAGAATGAACCTGCCGCATGTCAGGATTTCCCTTCCAGTGTGTGGACAGGCCCGGAGATGCGTGATTTTTTACGAGACTATCTCGTACCCCAATTTGAAAAAGATAATCAGAGCGCATCGATTTGGCTAGGAACAATTAATCATGGCGATTATATGGCATATGCAGAGCCGGTTCTGAACGATCCCAAACTGAAAGGAAAAATTGCGGGGGTCGGATATCAATGGGATGGGAAATATGCAATTGCAGAAACACATAAAAGACATCCAGATATTAAACTCATGCAAACAGAATC
It includes:
- a CDS encoding glycoside hydrolase family 30 protein, coding for MFKLSPCLITVATALTFNAHATSVKWIQSGWDTNTNSIVNWQQNKAPAVLKKDNTDYRVIKIDTSNPLQTIDGFGGAFNEKGWDAMSGIKAAEREKIIKNLFTEDGLNFTLGRIPIGANDYSMDYYSLDDVPGDYELKHFSMDREHKYLLPYLKSAMKYKPNLHVFASPWTPPAWMKANHFYGCKGSEENAHLIWNEKTQTAYAKYLSKFATAYQDEGIHLEQIHLQNEPAACQDFPSSVWTGPEMRDFLRDYLVPQFEKDNQSASIWLGTINHGDYMAYAEPVLNDPKLKGKIAGVGYQWDGKYAIAETHKRHPDIKLMQTESECGDGKNDISAGLYTFSLIKKYLAGGANSYVYWNMVLDSSGNSTWGWKQNSLISIDRRQGGKPSYNFEYYVLKHFSNLIKPGAQLLSYDLDEDTLIFENPDQSIIIVSANPSFSEKEMTYTLKDQMFKAKLPMMTVNSFVVQ